In Brettanomyces bruxellensis chromosome 8, complete sequence, a genomic segment contains:
- a CDS encoding uncharacterized protein (BUSCO:EOG092619GP), with amino-acid sequence MSLFEVVQRQVRQRGMVPKLVKSLPHISLLLVILSFVWITMLPMAGQFRHTYISENALMPSQAYSFFRESEWNYLRGYREEIYRHDKATLLERNAMVKEWLGEIGYKTAILNYTEPLTGIEKPTLYAIYHAPKGDDTEAMVMVAPWHTKEGEFNLGGAALGLSLARYFHRMSIWAKNIIVVFPEDGQDTLRNWVNSYHTSLDQTGGSILSAIIMEYPSGGDSVDYIELEYAGLNGQLPNLDLVNTAIMVADHEGFRVSIHKAPRGQLWANDYGSRLTTLVQAVLDYGTAGILPPPGSFGGNGCEAFSGWNIQTVTLHAVGKGERDITTYGRVVEAIFRSVNNLLEKFHQSYFFYLLLGPQSFVSIGTYLPCVALVAAAFVVAAVSVLLNNANINNSGLQLSTFMVAPSSSKVLIVSMLSFLATLTSSVTACLLLSKISSHHSYSVSSDLFYHDLTYRYCIIPATALCLLPVVTSYFIKMRASRFINDVARFLYSFSLYCFAFTLVAMMLLHFSLSALVALAALPLTFIRYGPASNKHNRLKCAMWLFISSPFTWIFALGIMSKTNFQLDRVRNLVQYFRYGLLQREIQNVIDWMQDTSLHEILNGPVNVLYGLISGYWRFQNWTWFFLSISWIPAWLSALFVSCFDVRSADYDVSEEKKNE; translated from the coding sequence ATGTCCCTTTTTGAGGTGGTGCAGCGACAGGTGCGCCAGCGTGGGATGGTGCCGAAATTGGTCAAGTCTCTACCTCATATATCACTCCTTCTTGTAATATTGAGTTTTGTATGGATCACAATGTTACCAATGGCAGGCCAGTTTAGACACACATACATCTCGGAAAATGCCCTCATGCCGTCCCAGGCGTACAGTTTTTTCCGCGAGTCTGAGTGGAACTATCTCAGGGGTTACAGGGAGGAAATTTACAGGCACGATAAGGCCACCTTGCTGGAAAGAAATGCTATGGTTAAGGAATGGCTCGGTGAGATCGGATACAAGACAGCAATTCTCAACTATACAGAGCCACTTACCGGCATTGAGAAGCCAACGCTTTATGCCATATACCACGCACCAAAGGGAGATGACACCGAGGCCATGGTGATGGTTGCTCCTTGGCATACCAAAGAAGGTGAGTTCAATCTAGGTGGTGCGGCTTTAGGCTTGAGTCTCGCGAGGTATTTCCACCGGATGTCGATCTGGGCCAAAAACATCATCGTTGTGTTTCCGGAGGATGGTCAGGACACACTCAGAAACTGGGTCAATTCGTATCACACGAGTCTTGACCAAACTGGTGGCTCTATATTGAGTGCGATCATCATGGAATATCCAAGTGGAGGAGATAGTGTCGACTACATTGAGCTTGAGTATGCCGGATTGAACGGCCAGCTACCTAACTTAGACTTGGTCAACACTGCTATCATGGTTGCTGATCATGAGGGCTTTAGAGTTTCCATTCATAAGGCACCAAGAGGCCAACTATGGGCCAATGACTACGGCAGCAGACTAACCACACTTGTGCAGGCTGTGCTCGACTACGGAACTGCCGGTATATTGCCTCCACCCGGAAGCTTCGGTGGAAACGGCTGCGAGGCCTTTAGCGGCTGGAATATCCAAACTGTGACTTTGCATGCTGTCGGAAAAGGTGAGAGAGATATCACCACCTACGGCCGTGTTGTGGAGGCCATCTTCCGTTCTGTGAACAACTTGCTTGAGAAATTCCACCAGTCGTACTTCTTCTACCTCTTGCTAGGCCCTCAGTCCTTCGTCTCCATCGGTACTTACCTACCTTGTGTAGCCTTGGTGGCTGCCGCTTTTGTAGTTGCTGCTGTGTCTGTTCTGCTAAACAATGCAAACATAAACAACTCTGGGTTGCAGCTTTCAACGTTCATGGTTGCGCCTTCCAGCTCCAAGGTCTTGATTGTCTCAATGTTGTCTTTTTTAGCCACACTCACTAGTTCTGTTACTGCGTGCCTGCTTCTCTCCAAAATATCCTCACACCACTCATACAGTGTGAGCAGTGATCTGTTCTATCATGATCTCACGTACAGGTACTGCATCATCCCGGCAACAGCTCTCTGCCTATTACCGGTTGTCACTTCATACTTTATCAAAATGCGTGCTTCTCGTTTTATCAATGATGTTGCCCGCTTTCTCTACTCTTTCTCGCTTTACTGCTTTGCATTCACCCTTGTGGCAATGATGCTCTTGCACTTCTCACTTTCGGCATTGGTCGCATTGGCAGCCTTACCATTAACATTTATTCGGTATGGCCCTGCTTCCAACAAACATAATAGACTGAAATGTGCAATGTGGCTATTCATCTCCTCTCCATTCACCTGGATCTTTGCGTTGGGTATTATGAGTAAGACCAACTTCCAGTTGGACAGGGTCAGAAACTTGGTCCAATACTTCCGGTATGGCCTACTACAGAGAGAAATTCAGAATGTTATCGACTGGATGCAGGATACCAGCTTGCatgaaatattaaatggcCCCGTCAATGTCCTATACGGTCTAATTAGTGGATACTGGCGTTTCCAAAACTGGACTTGGTTCTTCCTATCAATAAGTTGGATACCTGCTTGGCTCAGTGCACTTTTCGTTTCTTGCTTTGATGTCCGGTCCGCAGACTATGATGTCTCcgaagagaagaagaatgaataG